The proteins below come from a single Tenuifilum thalassicum genomic window:
- the rplQ gene encoding 50S ribosomal protein L17: protein MRHRKKFNHLGRKSAHRKAMLSNMASSLILHKRITTTVAKAKALRSYVEPLITKSKEDTTHQRRVVFSYLQNKQAVTELFREVSQKIADRPGGYTRILKTGARLGDSAEMCIIELVDYNTTYVSEKAAKPAAKRTRRGGSKAKKAETKTKAPEAEVKVEEPKAENQENQNADNTEEKAE, encoded by the coding sequence ATGAGACATAGAAAGAAATTTAACCATTTAGGACGTAAGAGCGCTCACCGTAAGGCAATGCTTTCTAACATGGCTTCTTCGTTGATACTGCATAAGCGTATCACCACAACTGTTGCTAAAGCAAAAGCCCTACGCTCTTATGTAGAACCTCTTATTACCAAGAGTAAAGAGGATACAACACATCAGCGTCGTGTAGTATTCAGCTACTTGCAAAACAAGCAAGCTGTAACTGAACTATTCCGCGAAGTATCTCAAAAAATTGCAGATCGTCCTGGCGGGTATACTCGTATACTGAAGACTGGTGCTCGTTTAGGTGATAGCGCTGAGATGTGTATCATTGAGCTTGTTGATTACAATACAACTTACGTTTCAGAGAAAGCTGCTAAACCTGCAGCTAAGAGAACACGTAGGGGTGGTTCAAAAGCTAAAAAAGCTGAAACTAAAACAAAAGCCCCCGAGGCTGAAGTGAAAGTTGAAGAACCTAAGGCCGAAAATCAGGAGAATCAAAATGCTGATAATACTGAAGAAAAGGCTGAGTAA
- a CDS encoding DNA-directed RNA polymerase subunit alpha: MAILAFQKPDKVIMLESTDTTGKFEFRPLEPGYGITVGNALRRILLSSLEGYAITWIRIRGVDHEFSTIPGVMEDVTEIVLNLKQVRFKRIADGVDNEKVTITITGQNEFKAGYLSNFLSGFKVLNPDLVICRMEPDVKLEIEVNINKGRGYIPAEENRPEEGEFGIIPIDSIHTPIRNVKYSIDNYRVEQKTDYEKLLIEIETDGSIHPKDALKEAAKILIYHFMLFSDEKITLETEDRIEAEEFDEEVLHMRQLLKQKLVDLDLSVRALNCLKAADVETLGELVRYNKNDLLKFRNFGKKSLTELEDLLESLNLSFGMDVSKYKLDKE, translated from the coding sequence ATGGCTATACTGGCATTCCAAAAACCCGATAAGGTTATCATGCTTGAATCTACCGATACTACCGGTAAATTCGAGTTTCGTCCTCTTGAGCCAGGCTATGGTATCACGGTGGGCAATGCATTAAGAAGAATCTTACTTTCTTCGCTTGAAGGTTATGCAATTACCTGGATCAGAATTCGTGGTGTTGATCATGAGTTCTCTACCATTCCTGGTGTAATGGAAGATGTAACAGAAATTGTTCTTAACCTTAAGCAAGTACGTTTTAAACGCATTGCCGATGGTGTTGATAACGAAAAGGTTACCATAACTATTACAGGTCAGAACGAGTTTAAGGCTGGCTACCTTTCTAACTTCTTGTCAGGTTTTAAAGTACTTAACCCCGATTTAGTAATTTGTAGAATGGAGCCCGATGTTAAACTCGAAATCGAGGTTAACATCAATAAGGGTAGGGGGTACATTCCTGCTGAAGAGAATAGACCCGAAGAAGGTGAGTTTGGTATCATTCCAATTGATTCAATTCACACTCCTATTCGCAACGTTAAGTACTCTATCGATAACTATCGTGTAGAACAAAAAACCGACTACGAGAAGTTACTTATTGAAATTGAGACCGATGGCTCAATACATCCAAAAGATGCTTTGAAGGAGGCCGCTAAAATCCTCATTTACCATTTCATGTTATTCTCAGACGAGAAAATTACCCTTGAGACTGAGGATAGAATTGAAGCAGAGGAGTTTGATGAGGAAGTACTTCATATGCGTCAGCTCTTAAAGCAAAAGCTCGTTGATCTCGACTTGTCGGTTCGTGCTCTTAACTGCTTAAAAGCAGCCGATGTTGAAACGTTAGGTGAGCTGGTTCGCTACAATAAGAACGACTTGTTGAAGTTCCGTAATTTCGGGAAAAAATCGCTTACCGAGCTTGAAGACCTGCTTGAAAGTTTGAACCTTTCGTTTGGCATGGATGTATCAAAGTATAAATTGGATAAGGAATAA